A stretch of Bradyrhizobium diazoefficiens DNA encodes these proteins:
- a CDS encoding LysR family transcriptional regulator → MADPDLRDLDAFVAVARTRNFRRAAVEIRVSVSSLSQRLRDLEERLGVRLMNRTTRSVALTEAGELLLSRVAPALRDVGDALDQVRGLREVASGRLRINAPPPAVDLVLAPMVVPFLQAHPQVDFDIASESGFVDIVSAGYDAGVRYGEHLAQDMVAVPLSGPQHYVLVASPDYVARRGRPKHPKDLLDHDCIRARYSSGVMHDWEFEKAGQIVKVDPPAKLISTNMGLAMRAALDGAGIWASLDGYVGEAVKSGALISLVEDWCEPFPGPFLYYPSRRQVPPALRAFIDFVADWRKRESRSK, encoded by the coding sequence ATGGCTGATCCCGATCTACGCGATCTCGATGCCTTCGTGGCGGTCGCCCGCACCCGCAATTTCCGCCGCGCGGCGGTCGAAATTCGCGTGTCGGTGTCGAGCCTTAGCCAGCGGCTACGAGATCTGGAGGAGCGCCTCGGCGTCCGTTTGATGAACCGCACCACCCGCAGTGTCGCGCTGACCGAGGCCGGCGAGCTGCTGCTGTCACGGGTGGCGCCGGCGCTGCGCGACGTCGGCGATGCCCTGGATCAGGTCCGGGGCTTGCGCGAGGTCGCCTCAGGCCGTCTGCGCATCAACGCGCCGCCACCGGCGGTGGACCTGGTGCTGGCGCCGATGGTCGTCCCGTTCTTGCAGGCACATCCTCAGGTCGATTTCGACATCGCCTCCGAGAGCGGTTTCGTCGACATCGTCAGCGCGGGTTACGATGCCGGCGTGCGCTATGGCGAACATCTCGCGCAGGACATGGTGGCTGTTCCGCTCAGTGGTCCGCAGCACTATGTCCTCGTCGCATCGCCCGATTATGTCGCGCGCCGTGGCAGGCCGAAGCATCCGAAGGATTTGCTCGACCACGACTGCATCCGCGCGCGCTATTCGAGCGGCGTCATGCATGATTGGGAATTTGAAAAGGCCGGCCAGATCGTCAAGGTCGATCCGCCGGCAAAACTGATCTCGACCAATATGGGCCTCGCCATGCGCGCCGCGCTCGACGGCGCGGGCATCTGGGCATCGCTCGATGGCTATGTCGGCGAAGCCGTGAAGTCGGGCGCGCTGATCAGCCTGGTGGAAGACTGGTGCGAGCCGTTTCCCGGCCCGTTCCTCTACTATCCAAGCCGCCGTCAAGTGCCGCCGGCGCTGCGTGCCTTCATCGATTTCGTCGCCGACTGGCGCAAGCGCGAATCGCGCAGCAAATAA
- a CDS encoding molybdopterin-synthase adenylyltransferase MoeB — protein sequence MLSPDELERYARHIVLRDVGGPGQAALKRASVLVIGAGGLGAPALMYLAAAGVGTLGVVDDDVVSLSNLQRQVIHTTPDIGRHKIESAAERIAALNPHVRFVGHATWLNADNALSLISDYDLVLDGSDNFSTRYLASDACFFAKRPLITAALGTFDGSLTTIRAHETNEQGVFNPTYRCLFPEAPPPGTVPACAEAGVMGALAGVMGSMMALEAIREIVGFGEGLVGRLLMIDARAMRFETLRYARDPANPLNGDGPVMSDLSAHRA from the coding sequence TTGCTCAGCCCGGACGAACTCGAACGTTATGCCCGCCATATCGTGCTGCGCGATGTCGGTGGTCCCGGCCAGGCTGCGCTGAAACGCGCCTCCGTGCTGGTGATCGGCGCCGGCGGGCTCGGTGCGCCCGCCCTGATGTATCTGGCCGCCGCCGGCGTCGGCACGCTCGGTGTGGTCGATGACGACGTCGTGTCGCTGTCCAATTTGCAGCGCCAGGTGATCCACACCACGCCCGATATCGGCCGGCACAAGATCGAGAGCGCCGCCGAGCGGATCGCGGCGCTCAATCCGCATGTCCGCTTCGTCGGCCACGCCACCTGGCTCAACGCCGACAATGCGCTAAGCCTGATCAGCGATTACGATCTCGTGCTCGACGGCTCCGACAATTTCTCGACGCGCTATCTGGCCTCCGATGCCTGCTTCTTCGCGAAGCGGCCGCTGATCACGGCTGCGCTCGGCACCTTCGACGGCTCGCTCACCACCATCCGCGCGCATGAGACAAACGAGCAGGGCGTCTTCAACCCGACCTATCGCTGCCTGTTTCCGGAGGCGCCGCCGCCGGGCACCGTGCCGGCCTGCGCGGAGGCCGGCGTCATGGGCGCGCTTGCGGGCGTGATGGGCTCGATGATGGCGCTGGAGGCGATCCGCGAGATCGTCGGTTTTGGTGAGGGCCTGGTCGGCCGCCTCCTGATGATAGATGCGCGTGCGATGCGGTTCGAGACCTTGCGCTATGCGCGCGATCCGGCCAATCCGCTCAATGGCGATGGGCCGGTGATGTCAGATCTCAGCGCCCATCGTGCCTGA
- a CDS encoding D-glycerate dehydrogenase has protein sequence MSVKKKPLVVVTRKLPDSIETRMRELFDARINLDDTPMSAEQIAEAARTADVLVPTVTDHISADIVNQPDCKLRLIANFGNGVDNIDVEAAHARGITVTNTPKVLTEDTADMTMALILAVPRRMIEGASVLTEGKPWAGWSPTWMLGHRIGGKRLGIIGMGRIGQAVARRARAFGLQIHYHNRRPVAPKIAEELGATYWESLDQMLARMDIISVNCPHTPATYHLLSARRLKLMRKDAYIVNTARGGVTDEDTLIKLIEGGEIGGAGLDVYEHEPAVNPKLVRLAKAGKVTLLPHMGSATIEGRVEMGEKVIINIRTFLDAHKPPDRVLPSML, from the coding sequence ATGTCGGTGAAGAAAAAGCCCCTCGTCGTGGTGACGCGCAAGCTACCGGACTCGATCGAGACCCGGATGCGCGAACTGTTCGACGCGCGCATCAATCTCGACGACACGCCGATGTCGGCCGAGCAGATCGCAGAAGCCGCGCGCACTGCCGACGTCCTGGTTCCGACGGTCACCGACCATATCAGCGCCGACATCGTCAACCAGCCTGACTGCAAGCTTCGCCTGATCGCGAATTTCGGCAACGGCGTCGACAATATCGACGTCGAGGCTGCGCACGCCCGCGGCATCACCGTCACCAACACCCCGAAAGTTCTCACCGAAGACACCGCCGACATGACCATGGCGCTGATCCTGGCGGTGCCGCGCCGGATGATCGAAGGCGCCTCGGTGCTGACGGAAGGAAAGCCCTGGGCGGGCTGGTCGCCGACCTGGATGCTCGGCCACCGCATCGGCGGCAAGCGCCTCGGCATCATCGGCATGGGCCGCATCGGCCAGGCGGTCGCCCGCCGCGCCCGCGCCTTCGGCCTGCAGATCCACTATCATAACCGCCGTCCCGTGGCGCCGAAGATTGCTGAAGAGCTTGGCGCGACCTATTGGGAAAGCCTGGACCAGATGCTGGCGCGGATGGACATCATCTCGGTCAACTGTCCGCACACGCCGGCGACTTATCACCTGCTCTCGGCCCGGCGGTTGAAGCTGATGCGGAAGGACGCCTACATCGTCAACACCGCGCGCGGCGGGGTGACCGACGAGGACACGCTGATCAAGCTGATTGAGGGTGGCGAGATCGGCGGCGCCGGCCTCGACGTCTATGAGCACGAGCCGGCGGTCAATCCGAAGCTGGTGCGGCTCGCCAAGGCCGGCAAGGTGACCCTGCTGCCGCATATGGGCTCGGCCACGATCGAGGGCCGCGTCGAAATGGGCGAGAAGGTGATCATCAACATCCGCACCTTCCTCGACGCGCACAAGCCGCCGGATCGCGTGCTGCCGAGCATGCTCTGA
- a CDS encoding SH3 domain-containing protein → MALGRFCSVMTLVCTWLSASVSPGHSAKDGTPQTASGLPVPRYVSLKSDHVNVRAGPTKDNDVAWVYTRSGLPVEITAEFENWRRVRDSEGAEGWVYHSLLSGRRTAVVTMKHKDELAPIYDRADSDSAVAAKLQAGVVTTVKKCTTSWCHVTGNGFDGWIQQERLWGVYADEQVN, encoded by the coding sequence ATGGCGTTGGGGCGTTTTTGTTCGGTGATGACGCTCGTTTGCACCTGGTTGAGCGCCTCGGTCAGCCCTGGGCATTCGGCGAAGGATGGCACCCCCCAGACCGCCAGCGGCCTCCCGGTGCCGCGCTATGTCAGCCTCAAATCGGATCACGTGAACGTCCGCGCCGGCCCGACCAAGGACAATGACGTGGCCTGGGTCTACACCCGTTCCGGCTTGCCGGTCGAAATCACCGCCGAGTTCGAGAACTGGCGCCGGGTGCGCGATTCCGAGGGCGCCGAGGGCTGGGTCTATCACTCGCTGCTGTCGGGCCGCCGCACTGCGGTGGTCACCATGAAGCACAAGGACGAGCTTGCGCCGATCTACGACCGCGCCGATTCCGATAGCGCGGTGGCCGCAAAGCTCCAGGCCGGCGTCGTCACGACAGTGAAAAAGTGCACCACAAGCTGGTGCCACGTCACCGGCAACGGCTTTGATGGCTGGATCCAGCAGGAGCGGCTCTGGGG
- a CDS encoding aldo/keto reductase codes for MEQRKLGSTGPTVSSLGLGCMGMSEVYGPADRGESIATVHAALDAGITLLDTGDFYAMGHNEMLVRDALKGVAREKVQISVKFGALRGPAGEFVGMDTRPAATKNFLAYSLQRLGTDYVDVYRPARLDPGIPIEETIGGLADLVKAGYVRHIGLSEVGSDTIRRAHAVHPIADLQIEYSLIERGIERDILKTCRELGIAITAYGVLARGLISGHWSKDSGKAGRDYRLMTPRFQGSNLDANLALVEQLRAIASEIGATPAQVAIAWVAAQGQEHDQEIIPLIGARTRTRLTEALGTTKVTLTPAHLAALAKAFPPNVAAGTRYAAEQMAHLDSEKPASA; via the coding sequence ATGGAACAGCGCAAACTCGGTTCAACCGGCCCCACCGTTTCAAGCCTCGGTCTTGGCTGCATGGGCATGTCCGAGGTCTATGGCCCGGCCGATCGCGGCGAGAGCATCGCCACGGTCCATGCCGCACTTGATGCCGGCATCACGCTGCTCGACACCGGCGATTTCTACGCCATGGGCCACAACGAGATGCTGGTGCGCGACGCACTGAAGGGTGTCGCGCGTGAAAAAGTGCAGATCAGCGTCAAGTTCGGCGCGCTGCGCGGTCCCGCCGGCGAATTCGTCGGAATGGACACACGGCCGGCTGCGACGAAAAATTTTCTGGCCTATTCGCTGCAACGCCTCGGCACCGACTACGTCGATGTCTATCGACCGGCGCGGCTCGATCCCGGCATTCCCATCGAGGAGACGATCGGCGGCCTCGCTGATCTCGTGAAGGCCGGCTATGTCAGGCATATCGGCCTGTCCGAGGTCGGCTCCGACACCATCCGGCGCGCACACGCGGTGCATCCGATCGCCGATCTCCAGATCGAATATTCGCTGATCGAGCGCGGCATCGAGCGCGATATCCTGAAGACCTGCCGTGAGCTCGGCATTGCCATTACGGCCTACGGCGTGCTGGCGCGCGGCTTGATCAGCGGCCATTGGTCGAAGGATTCCGGCAAGGCCGGCCGCGATTACCGGCTGATGACGCCGCGCTTCCAGGGATCGAATCTCGATGCCAATCTCGCGCTGGTGGAGCAGCTGCGCGCGATCGCCAGCGAGATCGGCGCAACACCGGCGCAGGTCGCGATCGCCTGGGTGGCGGCGCAGGGCCAAGAACACGACCAGGAAATCATACCACTGATCGGCGCCCGCACCCGTACCCGTCTGACTGAGGCGCTCGGCACAACCAAGGTGACGCTGACGCCGGCGCATCTGGCTGCGCTGGCAAAAGCTTTCCCGCCGAACGTTGCCGCCGGCACGCGCTACGCGGCCGAACAGATGGCACATCTCGACAGCGAGAAGCCGGCCAGCGCGTAA
- a CDS encoding serine protease, with the protein MRSMLAATLMLASATGASAQMTAPQVPGNKPKVVQTVPIKPPALQTASETADAMAQAERLSLQSDLAWVGEYNGAITGDISSRMVDAIKEYQKKKGGKPTGVLNPQQRAALAETARRKQDSVGWKIVTEMTSGARLGIPAKLAPNQATDANGSKWTSPTGTVQVLLSRRKEANPTTAKLADAEKKEPAGRKVDYTVVKPDFFVLSGLQGLKKFYVRGTFKGDEVRVMTILYDQATENTVEPVVIAMSSAFNAFPTGPQAGPAPRKTVEYGTGIVVSDDGAIITDRLVTDSCLAITIGGYGNADRLAEDKAHDLALLHVYGARGLKPLSLTGGTAKTSVEVVGIADPQSQGGAAGVSSVKAALASVGGSDSALSPPPAVGFSGSAAIDGDGKFAGVTLLKPAMVAGPATAVPSSQAVMVAAETVRDFLKANGVSANGASTDAKAAIVRVICVRK; encoded by the coding sequence ATGAGATCGATGCTTGCGGCAACACTGATGTTGGCGTCTGCCACAGGCGCCAGCGCCCAGATGACGGCGCCGCAGGTCCCCGGCAACAAGCCGAAGGTGGTCCAGACCGTTCCGATCAAGCCGCCCGCCCTGCAGACGGCATCGGAGACGGCAGATGCCATGGCGCAGGCCGAGCGGCTGTCGCTCCAATCCGACCTCGCCTGGGTCGGCGAATATAACGGCGCCATCACCGGCGACATTAGCTCCCGCATGGTCGACGCCATCAAGGAGTACCAGAAGAAGAAGGGTGGCAAGCCGACCGGCGTGCTCAATCCGCAGCAACGCGCCGCGCTCGCCGAGACCGCGCGGCGCAAGCAGGACAGCGTCGGCTGGAAGATCGTGACCGAGATGACCAGCGGCGCGCGGCTCGGCATACCCGCAAAACTAGCGCCGAATCAGGCGACCGATGCCAATGGCTCCAAATGGACCTCGCCGACCGGCACGGTGCAGGTGCTGCTCAGCCGTCGCAAGGAAGCCAACCCGACCACCGCCAAGCTCGCGGACGCGGAGAAGAAGGAGCCGGCCGGGCGCAAGGTCGATTACACCGTGGTGAAGCCCGACTTCTTCGTGCTGTCGGGATTGCAAGGCCTGAAGAAGTTTTACGTGCGCGGCACATTTAAGGGCGATGAAGTTCGCGTCATGACGATTTTGTACGACCAGGCCACCGAGAACACGGTCGAGCCGGTCGTGATCGCGATGTCGAGCGCGTTCAATGCGTTTCCCACGGGGCCGCAGGCCGGGCCTGCGCCGCGCAAGACCGTCGAATACGGCACCGGCATTGTCGTCAGTGACGACGGCGCGATCATCACCGATCGCCTTGTCACGGATTCCTGTCTCGCCATCACCATCGGCGGCTACGGCAATGCCGATCGTCTCGCCGAGGACAAGGCGCACGATCTCGCGCTGCTGCATGTCTATGGCGCACGTGGCCTGAAGCCGCTCAGCCTGACTGGCGGCACGGCGAAGACGAGTGTCGAGGTCGTCGGTATCGCAGATCCGCAGAGCCAGGGCGGCGCGGCCGGCGTGTCGAGTGTCAAGGCCGCGCTGGCATCGGTCGGTGGCAGCGATTCCGCGCTGTCGCCACCGCCGGCCGTTGGATTTTCCGGCAGCGCGGCGATCGACGGCGACGGCAAGTTCGCTGGCGTTACGTTGTTGAAGCCGGCAATGGTCGCGGGTCCCGCGACAGCAGTGCCGTCGTCACAGGCGGTGATGGTCGCAGCGGAGACGGTGCGCGATTTCCTGAAAGCAAACGGCGTCAGCGCGAACGGCGCGTCGACGGACGCGAAAGCCGCCATCGTGCGCGTGATCTGCGTGCGCAAATAA